In Nocardioides sp. W7, the genomic stretch CCGAGCACGCGCCGTACGGCCCCCTTCCGACCGGTGGCACCGTCCGTCCGATGACCCGCTGGGGCACCCCGGTGATGCACCGCCCCCAGGCGCGGGTCACGGCGTACGACGACGCCCTGCGCACCCTGGTCGCCGACATGGTCGCGACCATGTACGCCGCCGACGGCGTCGGCCTGGCCGCCTGCCAGATCGGGGTCGACCAGGCGGTCTTCGTCTTCGACTGCCCCGACGACGCCGGCGAGCGCACGGTCGGGGTGGTCTGCAACCCCGAGCTCGTGCTGCCCGAGGGCAAGGATCGGGAGCTCGACGTCGCCGAGGAGGGCTGCCTGTCCTTTCCGGGTGCGTTCGTCGACTGCGCCCGGCCCAACCGGGCGACGGTGACCGGCACCGGCCTGGACGGCGAGCCGGTGACCTTCGAGGGCGACGGGCTGCTCGCGCGCTGCCTGCAGCACGAGACCGACCACACCGTGGGCACGGTCTTCGGCGACCGGGTGCCGACCAAGGCCCGCAAGAAGTTGCAGAAGACCCACGACAAGCTCGCGGACGAGTACCCCGCGGGCTGGCCCGCCTGATCCCCGCGATCCGCATCGTCCGGCTCCCCCCGGCGGTGTTGCAGGCGCTCGCCGACGGTGACCTCGAGACCGCCGGCGCGCTGGCCCCGGTGCCCCTCACACCCTGGCTGGTGTCGGCGGAACGGATCGGGACCTGGCGGATGCGGGCCCGCCAGGCCGTCGAGTCACCCGGGGACCTGCCCTGGATCACCGGTGTGGTCCGCGACGAGGCCGCGGGACTCACCGTGGGTGCAGCCGGCTTCCACGCCGCCCCGGACGAGCGCGGCATGGTCGAGGCGGGGTACGGCATCGACCCGGCGTACCGCCGGCGCGG encodes the following:
- the def gene encoding peptide deformylase, coding for MTRWGTPVMHRPQARVTAYDDALRTLVADMVATMYAADGVGLAACQIGVDQAVFVFDCPDDAGERTVGVVCNPELVLPEGKDRELDVAEEGCLSFPGAFVDCARPNRATVTGTGLDGEPVTFEGDGLLARCLQHETDHTVGTVFGDRVPTKARKKLQKTHDKLADEYPAGWPA
- a CDS encoding GNAT family N-acetyltransferase, translated to MLQALADGDLETAGALAPVPLTPWLVSAERIGTWRMRARQAVESPGDLPWITGVVRDEAAGLTVGAAGFHAAPDERGMVEAGYGIDPAYRRRGYARAVLELLIDRARTDPAVSVLRLTISPTNEPSLALARQYPFVEVGEQWDDEDGLETIFELGVTASS